From one Lactiplantibacillus paraplantarum genomic stretch:
- the yidC gene encoding membrane protein insertase YidC produces the protein MKKYRKILAMLAVLAIVLVLSGCSNTPITDKSTGFWDGLIILNFSRAIIWLSNLFGHSYGLGIIVFTLIIRVIILPLMIFQTRNMVAMQEVQPQMKALQKKYSSRDMETQQKLQAEMKKLYAKHGVHPMASMLPMLVQLPILIALYQAIWRTQVLKSGSFLWLQLGSKDPYYVLPILAALFTFASSWLAMKSQPEQNGMTTSMTYLMPVIILITAINVPSALSLYWVISNAFQVGQTLLLQNPFKINREREAKKQAERDRKRTLEKARKRAIRNHKR, from the coding sequence TTGAAAAAGTACAGAAAAATACTGGCAATGCTGGCCGTACTAGCGATCGTACTAGTTTTGAGTGGGTGTAGTAATACCCCAATCACGGATAAGAGCACCGGATTTTGGGATGGCTTAATCATCTTGAACTTCTCACGGGCGATTATTTGGTTATCAAACTTGTTTGGTCATAGTTATGGCCTTGGGATCATCGTCTTTACGTTGATCATCCGGGTTATCATCTTGCCATTGATGATCTTCCAGACCCGTAATATGGTTGCGATGCAAGAAGTTCAACCGCAGATGAAGGCTTTGCAAAAGAAGTATTCATCACGCGATATGGAAACTCAGCAGAAGCTCCAAGCGGAAATGAAGAAACTGTATGCCAAACATGGTGTACATCCAATGGCCAGCATGTTGCCAATGCTAGTTCAGTTGCCAATCTTGATTGCGTTGTACCAAGCAATCTGGCGGACACAAGTCTTGAAGTCTGGTTCGTTCTTATGGCTTCAATTAGGTAGCAAGGACCCCTACTACGTTTTGCCAATTCTAGCGGCGTTATTTACGTTTGCTAGTTCCTGGTTAGCGATGAAGTCGCAACCAGAACAAAATGGGATGACGACTTCGATGACGTACTTAATGCCCGTAATTATTTTAATTACTGCCATTAACGTCCCATCGGCCTTATCCTTGTACTGGGTGATTTCCAACGCGTTCCAAGTTGGACAGACCTTGCTATTGCAAAACCCATTCAAGATTAATCGCGAACGGGAAGCAAAGAAGCAAGCAGAACGTGATCGTAAGCGGACACTTGAAAAAGCTAGAAAACGCGCGATTCGTAATCATAAACGTTAA